The following are encoded together in the Panicum virgatum strain AP13 chromosome 6K, P.virgatum_v5, whole genome shotgun sequence genome:
- the LOC120711550 gene encoding zealexin A1 synthase-like has product MEDHQHCLYLVLALVSLLVILLAKRRRSAAAPEHGLRLPPGPWQLPIIGSLHHMIGKLPHHAMRDLARRHGPLMLLQLGEVPTLVVSSREAAQEVMRTHDAVFATRPMSPTMRALTDGGRGIIMAPYGAHWRQLRRITITKLLSARRVNSFRAVREEEAAVMLRVCAAAAAESRAVNMRERLSELITDTTMRAAMGDRIKDREVLLRALDEAIVLAAGFNPADLWPSSRIVSWLSSAVRRSEEIRQTSFGILDEIIKDHLERMERGDGGEVEDLLDVLLKVQKDGELPIPLDTDVIKVAITDIFAGSETTAPTLEWAMAELVQNPKVMERATAEVRRAFAAHGSVREEKLVEAGLQYLPLVIRETLRLHTPLPFLIPQACQEPCRVLGYDVPQGITVMVNAWALGRDERYWPGDPDAFRPERFEAGGGSAADFKGTDYELLPFGAGRRMCPGLGFGLANMELALASLLFHFDWEVPGGAKLDMTEAFGITAHRKSRLLLRPILRVPVPGV; this is encoded by the exons ATGGAAGACCACCAGCACTGCCTCTACCTCGTATTAGCTCTCGTCTCGCTGCTCGTCATCTTGCTCGCCAAgcgccggcgctccgccgcggcgcccgagCACGGCCTGCGGCTGCCACCGGGGCCATGGCAGCTGCCAATCATCGGCAGCCTGCACCACATGATCGGCAAGCTCCCGCACCACGCGATGCGTGACCTCGCGCGGCGCCACGGGCCGCTCATGCTGCTCCAGCTCGGCGAGGTGCCCACGCTGGTGGTGTCGTCccgggaggcggcgcaggaggtgATGAGAACGCACGACGCGGTGTTCGCGACGCGGCCGATGAGCCCCACCATGCGGGCGCTCACCGACGGCGGCCGGGGGATCATCATGGCGCCCTACGGGGCCCACTGGCGGCAGCTCCGCCGGATCACCATCACCAAGCTCCTCAGCGCGCGCCGCGTCAACTCCTTCCGCGCCGTCCGCGAGGAGGAGGCTGCCGTCATGCTGCGcgtgtgcgccgccgcggcggcggagtctCGCGCCGTGAACATGCGCGAGCGGCTGTCCGAGCTCATCACGGACACCACGATGCGCGCTGCGATGGGCGACCGTATCAAGGACCGCGAGGTCTTGCTGCGGGCGCTCGACGAAGCCATCGTGCTCGCCGCCGGGTTCAACCCAGCCGACCTGTGGCCGTCATCCCGGATCGTCAGCTGGCTCAGCAGCGCCGTGCGCCGCAGCGAGGAGATCCGTCAAACCTCGTTCGGGATCCTCGACGAAATCATCAAGGACCACCTGGAGAGGATGGagcgtggcgacggcggcgaggtcgaagACCTCCTCGACGTGCTGCTAAAGGTACAGAAGGATGGTGAGCTGCCGATCCCCCTCGACACGGACGTCATCAAAGTCGCCATCACT GACATCTTCGCCGGCAGCGAGACGACAGCGCCGACGCTGGAgtgggccatggcggagctcgtCCAGAACCCCAAGGTCATGGagcgggcgacggcggaggtGCGACGTGCCTTTGCCGCGCACGGGTCGGTGCGGGAGGAGAAGCTCGTGGAGGCGGGGCTCCAGTACCTGCCCCTCGTCATCCGCGAGACGCTCCGGCTGCACACGCCGCTGCCGTTCCTGATCCCGCAGGCGTGCCAAGAACCCTGCCGCGTGCTGGGCTACGACGTGCCGCAGGGCATCACGGTGATGGTGAACGCCTGGGCGCTGGGCCGCGACGAGCGCTACTGGCCGGGAGACCCCGACGCGTTCCGGCCGGAGCGgttcgaggccggcggcggaagCGCGGCGGATTTCAAGGGCACCGACTACGAGCTCCTGCCGTTCGGGGCCGGGCGGAGGATGTGCCCTGGCCTGGGGTTCGGGCTGGCCAACATGGAGCTCGCGCTCGCCAGCCTCCTCTTCCACTTCGACTGGGAGGTGCCCGGCGGCGCCAAGCTCGACATGACCGAGGCGTTCGGCATCACCGCGCACCGGAAATCCAGGCTCCTGCTCCGCCCCATCCTTCGCGTTCCTGTGCCCGGCGTCTAG